The following are encoded in a window of Lacinutrix sp. WUR7 genomic DNA:
- the lptC gene encoding LPS export ABC transporter periplasmic protein LptC: MQNKSLYINSIATVLTVAMLFSCKSNFNEVQKIGVSENQPIGIAENINLKYTDSGRVTANLISPKMLDFTNRDFGYNEFPDGIILHMYDDLNQKNTVIADYAISYKETNLIDLQGNVVVTSHKKDTLFAEQLYYDQTKEWLFTNKPVTFRQGRDLINGKGFDSDSEFKQAQVLEIDGIITLEE; the protein is encoded by the coding sequence ATGCAAAATAAAAGTTTATATATAAATAGCATAGCCACAGTTTTAACTGTGGCTATGCTTTTTTCATGTAAAAGCAACTTTAACGAGGTGCAAAAGATAGGTGTTTCAGAAAATCAACCCATTGGTATTGCTGAAAATATCAACCTGAAATATACAGATTCTGGTAGAGTAACAGCAAATCTTATTAGTCCGAAAATGCTAGACTTTACCAATAGAGATTTTGGGTATAATGAGTTTCCTGATGGTATTATCTTACACATGTATGATGATTTAAATCAAAAAAACACCGTTATAGCAGATTATGCTATTTCATATAAAGAAACAAACCTCATAGATCTACAAGGTAATGTGGTGGTGACTTCACATAAAAAAGACACCTTATTTGCAGAGCAATTGTACTATGATCAAACCAAAGAATGGTTGTTTACAAACAAACCAGTAACCTTTAGACAAGGTAGAGACCTAATAAATGGGAAGGGGTTTGATTCCGATTCCGAATTTAAACAAGCACAAGTTTTAGAAATAGATGGTATTATCACACTTGAGGAATAA
- a CDS encoding type III pantothenate kinase has translation MNLIIDVGNSFVKIAVFQQDKMIYSCKVKSKEVSKTLRKIRKEYKNINKTIFSSVGKLRKTDIAYLEKYYDILVLNHETSIPFTNLYSTPKTLGIDRIALVSASVQQFPDKNVLIIDAGTCITFDFITAENEYLGGAISPGIRMRYKALNHFTANLPLLDTEMPKSIVGDATATSMHSGVVQGVLLELDGAIQKYKLKYPDLTIILTGGDANFLSKQLKSSIFANSNFLLEGLNFILQYNTH, from the coding sequence ATGAACTTAATTATTGATGTTGGAAATTCTTTTGTCAAAATTGCTGTTTTTCAGCAGGATAAGATGATTTATAGCTGTAAGGTGAAAAGTAAAGAGGTTTCAAAAACATTAAGAAAGATAAGAAAAGAATATAAAAATATTAATAAAACTATTTTTTCTTCCGTTGGAAAATTAAGAAAAACAGATATTGCTTATCTTGAAAAATATTATGACATACTTGTCTTAAATCATGAAACGAGTATTCCTTTTACAAATTTATACAGCACGCCAAAAACCTTAGGAATTGATAGAATTGCTTTAGTTAGTGCTTCTGTGCAACAATTTCCAGATAAAAATGTTTTAATCATTGATGCAGGAACTTGTATTACTTTTGATTTTATTACGGCTGAAAATGAATATCTAGGAGGTGCAATATCTCCAGGGATACGAATGCGTTATAAAGCATTAAATCATTTTACAGCAAATTTACCGTTATTAGATACAGAGATGCCAAAAAGTATTGTTGGAGACGCTACAGCGACCTCGATGCATTCTGGTGTTGTTCAAGGTGTTTTGCTTGAATTGGATGGGGCAATTCAGAAATATAAGTTAAAATACCCTGATTTAACAATTATTTTAACAGGAGGAGACGCTAATTTTTTGTCTAAACAATTAAAAAGTAGCATATTTGCCAACTCAAATTTCCTTTTAGAGGGATTAAATTTTATTTTACAATATAATACACACTAA
- a CDS encoding PAS domain S-box protein yields MEAIKYKLPNTFNENVLNDFIENSVVTLTDSFGRIEFANQAFCDILECNTNKLIGETHELLRSPLHAEKKYKNLWRTIKMGNKWSGILKDVSATGKMFWLDTTIIPMQNNGEKALRYLSIYKDVTRYYIDNEALLQRQLLNESFLKEMPFHAFTVSRHGKILNANKSFCNKEIEELINTYIYDYFIPVNFESFKKNVDKVYTDKLTHKFELYDFDSNGKKIFFSAIVSPNYDRLGAIVSSTIALHEITKFKGVSENLINSEAKFRTIYKSINVGVIVVTNDKGNVTEWNKGAEAAFGYKEKEIIGRSLTVLMSKKYRNGNIKELLRAVQQIKNKQNVEIVEMCCLRKNGEQFPVEFALSNGSVGENDFYCAMMVEITHRKSLENKLKRKTEELELFLCRSAQDIKAPISSIEEALSLLKEEPDEDRLALLIGMLDPIIKNGKELSENLSQVSKVKVKKKEIKKIDFSETIKSTLVSLNGASKFKNIKFHVDVVDDFGFNSNPEMIDSILQNLINNAIKYSKEQKENEKSFVNIKVKTSLEEVEISIEDNGVGIYKNNINKIYDLYYRANKYEEPGHGLGLYIVKNAVDNLNGMITVNSSVKSGSIFKVVLPTTL; encoded by the coding sequence ATGGAAGCAATTAAATATAAACTACCAAATACATTTAATGAGAACGTGCTTAATGATTTTATCGAGAACTCTGTAGTTACTTTAACAGATTCATTTGGAAGAATTGAATTCGCAAATCAAGCATTCTGTGATATTTTAGAATGTAATACTAATAAGCTTATTGGTGAAACACACGAGTTGTTAAGGTCTCCTCTACACGCCGAAAAAAAATATAAAAACTTGTGGAGAACCATTAAAATGGGGAATAAATGGAGTGGTATTTTAAAAGATGTATCCGCTACAGGAAAAATGTTTTGGTTAGACACCACCATTATACCTATGCAAAATAATGGAGAAAAGGCTTTAAGGTACCTGTCTATTTATAAGGATGTTACAAGGTACTATATCGATAATGAAGCACTTTTACAGCGTCAGTTACTAAATGAGAGTTTTTTAAAAGAAATGCCTTTCCATGCCTTTACGGTTTCAAGACATGGTAAAATTTTAAATGCAAATAAGTCTTTTTGTAATAAAGAAATTGAAGAATTAATTAATACGTATATCTATGATTATTTTATTCCTGTAAATTTCGAATCCTTTAAAAAAAATGTAGATAAAGTCTATACCGATAAATTAACACACAAGTTTGAGTTATATGATTTTGATTCCAACGGAAAAAAAATATTCTTTTCTGCCATAGTTTCTCCTAATTATGACCGTTTGGGTGCCATTGTCTCTTCAACCATTGCTTTGCATGAAATCACGAAGTTTAAAGGGGTTAGTGAAAACCTTATCAATAGTGAGGCTAAATTTAGAACCATCTATAAGTCTATTAATGTTGGGGTGATTGTAGTAACAAATGATAAAGGTAATGTTACAGAATGGAATAAGGGAGCAGAGGCTGCTTTTGGATATAAAGAGAAAGAAATAATTGGTAGATCATTAACTGTTTTAATGTCTAAAAAATACAGAAATGGTAATATAAAAGAATTGTTAAGAGCAGTACAGCAAATAAAGAATAAGCAGAATGTTGAAATAGTAGAAATGTGTTGTTTGCGTAAAAACGGAGAGCAATTTCCGGTAGAGTTTGCATTGAGCAATGGGAGTGTAGGTGAAAATGATTTTTATTGCGCAATGATGGTGGAAATAACACATCGTAAATCTCTAGAAAATAAACTGAAAAGAAAAACCGAAGAGCTAGAGTTGTTTTTATGTCGTTCTGCTCAAGATATTAAAGCGCCAATATCTTCTATAGAAGAAGCGCTTAGTTTGCTAAAAGAAGAGCCAGACGAGGACAGATTAGCTCTTTTAATAGGAATGTTAGATCCTATTATAAAAAACGGAAAGGAACTCTCAGAAAACCTTTCTCAAGTATCTAAAGTTAAGGTTAAGAAAAAAGAAATAAAAAAAATTGATTTTTCTGAAACTATTAAGAGTACGCTAGTGTCTCTAAATGGTGCTAGTAAATTTAAGAACATAAAGTTTCATGTGGATGTTGTAGATGATTTTGGATTTAATTCAAATCCGGAAATGATAGATTCTATTCTTCAAAATTTAATTAACAATGCTATAAAATACTCTAAAGAGCAAAAAGAAAACGAAAAATCTTTCGTAAATATTAAAGTAAAAACATCGCTAGAGGAAGTGGAGATTAGCATTGAAGATAATGGCGTTGGTATATATAAAAATAATATTAATAAAATTTATGATTTGTATTACAGAGCTAACAAGTATGAAGAGCCTGGGCATGGTTTAGGTCTTTATATTGTTAAAAATGCGGTAGATAACTTAAATGGGATGATAACTGTTAATAGCAGTGTTAAAAGTGGCTCTATTTTTAAAGTGGTTTTACCTACTACTCTCTAA
- a CDS encoding PAS domain S-box protein, whose product MKTILIVDDTFENLYLLRVILEEEGYLVVEARDGKEGLEKLHINKVDLIISDILMPVMDGYLFCQACKKEELFKDIPFVFYTSTYTEALDEDFALKLGAVQFLRKPADQNKILSVIQEVFAENKPEEKVVKNVEFSEEEVLKLYSKRLISKLEQKKIDLESEVLEREKAQRLLIHKNEILDLIVVNTPLHEIFDRLLLNYQSIYPDYYGSISLLDPDGIHLDLVSSPSLPEAYSLSIKRIPIGANVGSCGTAAFIKKPVVVSDISTDVLWKDYKDIALEYDLKSCWSIPIFSKNNTVIGTFAIYSKSISAPSFSDIRELNFTVSLVNIALEKIRIVNEIIKKEESYKALVDQASDAIITYSLDGTIYDYNKASYTNLGYTDEEFLKLNIYDFNIGEFVQDSENHGKLLQGEAIVFPRKFRRKDNSLYEVEVSAKLQKDGKILAIARDITERKKAEIKIQESEYHLRQSQIVGNIGSYVINLKTMTWEGSAFLYNIFCIDKAYAKTMEGWTELIHPEDREEISSYFEFCVINNKKFNKEYRILKQDSKEEFWVHGIGKLIFDDKDNPAKMIGTIQDITQRKNIELDLKKANEFSSSLLNGMQEGLVAINLESEIISVNPSFCKMTGFTEKELIGVKRPYPYSPSEFEKENSERYKLLSQNINKKEYENVYMRKNGERFPVHVLISSIYDDNGVKTANFSTVQDITERKKAEIDLKLAKDFSENLILNLNEGLSVVNLEGVQIEANPALCKMLRFTKEELVGQKAPFNYWPPEKQDEIQETYANILKGEYSKVELTLMRKNGERFPVLMSASFVKNNKGEIIANIATIQDISQRKQAEKKLQENERSLLEAQKIAKIGSYSLNLKTQKIEASTAFRKILEIDENVDLFFKDWADIIHSEDAVLDKEMFKKSVETGEAFDLEFRVITKKKKQLKWIHALGQVIKHADQSIEFFGTIQDISQRKQSEVQLLESEYNLRQSQIVAHIGTYSVDVKKATWESSDVLDEIFGVKKSFVKSVESWISIVHPEDQEAITNYFEINILKNHEKFNKEYRILKVDNKEEVWVHGIGELVFDSNGNAEKLIGTTQDITERKKTELDLKRANEFSDNLVMSMQEGLLIVDLEGAILKVNDSLCDILGYSENELIGLELPYPFAQEKDRENMLRIKSEVAKGEALSFQLEFVKKDGSNFVASFLTGIIKNDEGETVAIFATIKDVSEEEKVKKALEDIAVKSTQKKDVILKLAALIGEDFNSSLKKIAVTSAEALDVDIVTIWEYKKNQSELASRLFYNAADDVFKEYELLIDEEKFPNYFNAFKNKNSINIADVNSNPITKAFATQFYIPNKISSRIDVLIHGSDNYYGIISFESKLENRVFSADEESFVTSIASIVSLMIESSERKIADNKIVITNQKLTEANRELNTLKEQLEQENVYLRNELDLVFNYEEMVYGSEAFSNVLTEVEKVAPTTATVLLLGESGTGKELLARAVHNTSSRNNKPLIKVNCSAIPRELMESELFGHKKGSFTGAINDKVGKFELADGGTLFLDEIGELPLDMQPKILRFLQEGEIEVVGGSSGLKKLDVRVIAATNRNLKEEVEKKQFREDLFFRLNVFPIEVPPLRERKDDIPLLVEHFVDKFNKAYGKSIKYITDDAMSQLRAYNWPGNIRELENLIERASILSSKETLVIPGFESSTQKVKPINNQDLSLDSVQRNHIVQVLEQCNWKISGPKGAAVMLELKPSTLRDRMTKLGISKTKSN is encoded by the coding sequence ATGAAAACTATATTAATAGTAGATGATACTTTTGAAAATCTATATTTACTAAGAGTTATACTGGAAGAAGAAGGCTATTTAGTTGTAGAAGCTAGAGACGGTAAAGAAGGTTTAGAAAAATTACATATAAATAAAGTAGACCTAATAATCTCAGATATTTTAATGCCTGTTATGGATGGCTATCTATTTTGTCAGGCTTGTAAAAAAGAAGAATTATTTAAGGATATTCCTTTTGTTTTTTACACCTCTACATATACAGAAGCACTTGATGAAGATTTTGCACTAAAATTGGGAGCGGTTCAATTTTTAAGAAAACCAGCAGATCAAAATAAAATACTATCTGTAATTCAAGAGGTTTTTGCTGAAAATAAACCAGAAGAAAAAGTTGTAAAAAATGTAGAATTTAGTGAAGAAGAAGTTTTAAAGCTTTATAGTAAGCGACTAATTAGTAAGCTTGAACAAAAGAAAATAGACCTTGAAAGTGAGGTTCTAGAACGAGAAAAAGCACAACGATTATTAATACATAAAAATGAAATACTAGATTTAATTGTAGTAAACACACCTTTACATGAAATCTTTGATCGATTACTTTTAAACTATCAGTCTATATATCCAGATTATTATGGATCGATTAGTTTGTTAGATCCAGACGGTATACATCTTGATTTAGTATCTTCACCTTCATTGCCAGAAGCATACAGTTTATCTATAAAAAGAATTCCTATTGGAGCGAATGTAGGTTCTTGTGGTACAGCAGCATTTATTAAAAAACCGGTTGTTGTGTCAGATATAAGCACCGATGTTTTATGGAAAGATTATAAAGATATTGCATTAGAATACGATTTAAAATCTTGTTGGTCTATTCCAATTTTTTCCAAAAATAATACGGTTATAGGTACTTTTGCTATTTACAGCAAGTCTATTAGCGCACCTTCTTTTAGTGATATTAGAGAGCTTAATTTTACTGTGAGTTTAGTTAATATTGCGCTTGAGAAGATTAGAATTGTAAATGAAATTATTAAAAAAGAAGAATCATACAAAGCATTAGTAGATCAAGCTAGTGACGCTATAATAACGTACTCTTTAGATGGAACAATATATGATTATAATAAAGCTTCTTATACTAACTTAGGGTATACCGATGAGGAGTTTTTGAAATTAAATATTTATGATTTCAATATAGGAGAGTTTGTTCAAGATTCAGAGAATCATGGAAAATTACTCCAAGGGGAAGCTATTGTTTTTCCCAGAAAATTTAGACGAAAAGACAATTCTTTATATGAAGTTGAAGTATCTGCAAAATTGCAAAAGGATGGTAAAATCCTTGCTATTGCACGGGACATTACAGAGCGTAAAAAAGCAGAAATAAAAATACAGGAAAGCGAATACCATTTAAGACAATCTCAAATAGTTGGTAATATAGGATCTTATGTTATAAATTTAAAAACAATGACTTGGGAAGGGTCTGCGTTTTTATATAATATTTTTTGTATCGATAAAGCGTACGCTAAAACGATGGAGGGCTGGACAGAACTTATTCATCCAGAGGATAGAGAAGAAATCTCCAGCTATTTTGAATTTTGTGTTATAAATAATAAGAAATTTAACAAAGAGTACAGGATTTTAAAGCAAGATTCTAAAGAAGAGTTTTGGGTACATGGTATTGGGAAATTGATTTTTGATGATAAAGACAATCCTGCAAAAATGATTGGTACTATTCAAGATATTACCCAGCGTAAAAACATTGAATTAGACTTAAAAAAAGCCAATGAATTCTCTTCTAGTCTTTTAAATGGAATGCAGGAAGGCTTAGTAGCTATAAATTTAGAATCAGAAATAATTAGTGTAAATCCATCTTTTTGTAAAATGACAGGTTTTACAGAAAAAGAATTAATAGGAGTGAAGCGTCCATACCCGTATTCACCATCAGAATTTGAAAAAGAGAATAGTGAGCGCTATAAATTATTATCACAAAATATTAATAAAAAGGAATACGAAAACGTCTATATGCGTAAAAACGGCGAACGTTTTCCTGTACATGTTTTAATTTCTAGCATTTATGATGATAATGGCGTAAAAACAGCAAATTTCTCTACGGTACAAGATATTACAGAACGTAAAAAGGCTGAAATAGATTTAAAACTTGCTAAAGATTTTTCTGAAAACCTTATTCTAAATTTAAACGAAGGTTTGTCTGTAGTGAATTTAGAAGGTGTGCAAATAGAAGCAAATCCAGCGCTTTGTAAAATGTTGCGTTTTACAAAAGAAGAATTAGTTGGTCAAAAAGCCCCGTTTAATTATTGGCCACCAGAAAAGCAGGATGAAATTCAAGAAACCTATGCAAACATACTAAAAGGGGAATATAGTAAAGTCGAGTTAACTTTAATGCGAAAAAACGGAGAGCGATTTCCTGTTTTAATGTCAGCTTCATTTGTTAAAAATAATAAAGGAGAAATTATAGCTAATATTGCTACAATACAAGATATATCACAACGTAAGCAAGCAGAAAAAAAACTGCAAGAAAACGAAAGATCATTGTTAGAAGCTCAAAAAATAGCAAAAATTGGTAGCTATAGCTTAAATCTGAAAACACAAAAAATAGAAGCTTCCACAGCTTTTAGAAAAATTTTAGAGATAGATGAAAATGTGGATTTATTCTTTAAGGATTGGGCAGATATTATTCATTCAGAGGATGCGGTTTTAGATAAAGAAATGTTTAAAAAGAGTGTGGAAACAGGAGAAGCATTTGATTTAGAATTTAGAGTAATAACAAAAAAGAAAAAGCAATTAAAATGGATTCATGCTTTAGGTCAAGTTATTAAACATGCAGATCAGTCTATTGAGTTTTTTGGAACTATTCAAGATATATCCCAACGTAAACAGTCAGAAGTACAGCTTTTGGAGAGTGAATATAATTTAAGGCAATCTCAAATAGTAGCTCATATTGGTACCTATTCCGTAGATGTTAAAAAGGCTACTTGGGAAAGTTCAGATGTATTGGATGAGATTTTCGGGGTCAAAAAATCTTTTGTTAAAAGCGTGGAAAGCTGGATTTCTATTGTTCACCCAGAAGACCAAGAAGCAATAACAAACTATTTTGAAATTAATATTTTAAAAAATCATGAAAAGTTTAATAAAGAATATCGAATTTTAAAAGTAGATAATAAAGAAGAGGTATGGGTACATGGAATTGGTGAATTGGTTTTTGATAGCAATGGTAATGCTGAAAAATTAATAGGAACCACGCAAGATATTACCGAACGTAAAAAAACAGAGTTAGACTTAAAAAGAGCCAATGAGTTTTCAGATAACCTTGTAATGTCTATGCAGGAAGGTTTGCTTATAGTAGACTTAGAGGGAGCTATATTAAAAGTAAACGATTCACTATGTGATATTTTAGGCTATTCGGAAAATGAACTTATAGGTCTAGAATTGCCATATCCATTTGCGCAAGAGAAGGACCGTGAGAATATGTTGAGAATTAAGAGTGAGGTAGCAAAAGGCGAAGCGCTATCCTTTCAATTAGAATTTGTTAAAAAAGATGGAAGTAATTTTGTAGCTTCATTTTTAACAGGGATTATAAAAAACGATGAGGGAGAAACTGTAGCTATATTTGCAACAATTAAAGATGTTTCAGAAGAGGAGAAAGTTAAAAAAGCACTAGAAGATATTGCTGTAAAATCAACGCAGAAAAAGGATGTTATTTTAAAACTAGCTGCGCTTATTGGAGAGGATTTTAATTCTTCATTAAAAAAGATTGCAGTTACATCTGCTGAGGCTTTGGATGTAGATATTGTGACTATTTGGGAATATAAAAAGAACCAATCCGAACTGGCTAGTAGGTTGTTTTATAATGCTGCAGATGATGTATTTAAGGAATATGAGTTATTGATAGATGAAGAGAAATTCCCAAATTATTTTAATGCTTTTAAGAATAAAAACAGTATTAATATAGCGGACGTAAATTCTAATCCGATAACTAAAGCTTTTGCAACACAGTTTTATATTCCTAATAAAATATCTTCTAGAATTGATGTGTTAATTCATGGTAGTGATAATTATTATGGTATTATTAGTTTTGAGAGTAAGTTAGAAAACAGAGTGTTTAGTGCGGATGAAGAAAGCTTTGTTACCTCAATAGCTAGTATTGTGTCTTTAATGATTGAAAGCTCTGAACGTAAAATAGCAGATAATAAAATAGTAATTACGAATCAGAAACTTACAGAAGCTAATAGAGAGTTAAATACCTTAAAAGAGCAGTTAGAGCAGGAAAATGTTTATTTGCGTAATGAGTTAGATTTAGTATTTAACTATGAGGAGATGGTGTACGGAAGTGAAGCATTTAGTAACGTGTTAACAGAAGTTGAAAAAGTAGCACCAACAACCGCTACGGTATTATTGTTAGGAGAATCTGGTACTGGAAAAGAATTGTTAGCTAGAGCAGTGCATAATACTAGTTCGCGTAATAATAAGCCATTAATTAAAGTGAACTGCTCTGCAATACCTAGAGAGTTAATGGAGAGTGAGTTGTTTGGTCATAAAAAGGGTTCGTTTACAGGAGCGATAAATGATAAAGTTGGAAAATTTGAATTAGCAGATGGTGGTACTTTATTTTTAGATGAAATTGGCGAGTTACCTTTAGATATGCAGCCCAAAATATTAAGATTTTTACAAGAAGGAGAAATTGAGGTCGTTGGTGGAAGTAGCGGATTAAAGAAGTTAGACGTTAGGGTAATTGCGGCAACAAATAGAAACCTTAAAGAGGAGGTTGAGAAAAAACAATTTAGGGAAGACTTATTTTTTAGACTTAATGTCTTTCCAATTGAAGTTCCGCCATTAAGAGAACGAAAGGATGATATTCCTTTGTTGGTAGAGCATTTTGTAGATAAATTTAATAAGGCTTACGGAAAGAGCATTAAATATATTACAGATGATGCTATGAGTCAATTGAGAGCATATAATTGGCCAGGGAATATTAGAGAATTAGAAAATTTAATAGAACGAGCTTCTATATTATCAAGTAAAGAAACATTAGTGATTCCAGGTTTTGAATCTTCTACACAAAAAGTAAAACCAATTAACAACCAAGATTTATCTTTAGACTCTGTGCAACGTAATCATATTGTTCAGGTACTTGAGCAATGTAATTGGAAAATTAGCGGACCAAAAGGAGCAGCAGTTATGCTAGAATTAAAGCCTAGTACTTTGCGAGATCGAATGACTAAATTAGGGATTTCAAAAACCAAAAGCAACTAA
- a CDS encoding response regulator: MKPAILIIEDNEQNMYMLSYLLTSSNYDVIKAYNGVDGLHLAHEKHPEIILIDIQLPDMDGYEICSKLRCNGLPKSTVIIAVTSYAMGGDKEKAMEVGANGYIEKPINPDTFVKQMECIFKA; this comes from the coding sequence ATGAAGCCTGCCATTTTAATCATAGAAGATAACGAACAAAATATGTATATGCTTTCGTATTTGCTTACAAGTAGTAATTATGATGTAATTAAGGCTTATAATGGAGTGGATGGATTACATTTAGCACATGAAAAACATCCTGAAATTATTTTGATAGATATTCAATTACCAGATATGGATGGTTATGAAATATGCAGTAAATTAAGGTGTAATGGTTTGCCAAAAAGTACTGTTATTATTGCAGTGACATCATATGCTATGGGAGGAGATAAAGAAAAAGCAATGGAAGTTGGCGCAAATGGATATATAGAGAAACCTATTAATCCAGATACTTTTGTGAAACAAATGGAGTGTATATTTAAAGCATAA
- a CDS encoding ATP-binding protein, with protein MNKSNSPLFFKKPLVLGLFVFFILLFTTQYVAYQEYVINNNEQKREINNQASLIKEKLQSLVMYSYSATKLLEYIVERNGIPEDFDNIAAELLGRSKYFDVVELVDGKGFITHVYPLENNEVIGFNILTSPEARSGSVTTIKRRDFFIAGPVNLKQGGVGMVSRQPIFIDDKFVGFSAVVTKISTFFSELVVENSEENRFIYQLSRVNPETGNEDFFLENDISPYKEYAIPVEMSIGEWKLYVVPLEKTFNTAIWSSAGGVVLAFFSGWIVWFFAGRSARLNNLITSKLSEQEKHLKLVYDITSEKVKKSEALFRSLASNAQVAIFSSDNEGMINYVNDEWMKYSGMTFKEAMGSGWINAIHPEDKDRVMHEWQQAVVYGSDFNSELKFLDKKGNTTWLIVKGSKLIDAQNNIYGYIGTASDITERIQNEKELLNYKNNLEKLVGLRTEELNDSKEALLNLLEDINLQSAELEKEKVKAQSADLMKSAFLATMSHELRTPMNSIIGFTGILLKELAGPLNTEQKKQLSMVKDSGSHLLGLINDILDISKIEAGKLRVSFYPFDYLTTLEKTIDFLMPQASKKGIELHTEISNFDITLVSDERRIEQILLNILSNAIKFSEKGGIQIKVNVKDDVLITQIIDQGIGINEKDINKLFMPFIQLEGGLSRKHEGTGLGLAISKNLIEKLGGTIQVESELGKGSNFIIRFPIEYSCNNKFNY; from the coding sequence ATGAACAAAAGTAATTCACCTCTTTTTTTTAAAAAACCTTTGGTTTTAGGACTCTTTGTTTTTTTTATACTGCTTTTTACCACACAATATGTTGCTTATCAGGAGTATGTGATAAACAATAATGAGCAAAAGCGAGAAATAAACAATCAAGCAAGTTTAATAAAAGAAAAACTGCAATCGCTAGTCATGTACAGTTATTCTGCTACAAAATTATTAGAATATATTGTGGAAAGAAATGGAATTCCTGAAGATTTTGATAACATAGCCGCAGAATTACTAGGTAGAAGTAAGTATTTTGATGTTGTAGAATTAGTAGATGGTAAGGGATTTATTACGCATGTTTATCCTTTAGAGAATAATGAAGTTATTGGTTTTAATATTCTAACAAGTCCCGAAGCACGAAGTGGATCAGTCACTACCATAAAAAGAAGAGATTTTTTTATCGCAGGCCCAGTTAATCTAAAGCAAGGCGGTGTTGGTATGGTGAGTAGGCAGCCTATTTTTATAGATGATAAATTTGTTGGGTTTTCTGCGGTGGTTACCAAAATTTCTACATTTTTTAGTGAGCTAGTTGTTGAAAATTCGGAAGAAAATCGTTTTATTTATCAGTTGTCTAGGGTAAACCCTGAAACGGGGAATGAGGATTTTTTTTTAGAAAATGATATCTCTCCTTATAAAGAATATGCGATACCTGTAGAAATGTCTATAGGAGAATGGAAGCTGTATGTTGTGCCATTAGAAAAAACATTTAATACGGCAATATGGTCCTCTGCGGGTGGTGTTGTATTAGCCTTTTTTAGTGGTTGGATCGTGTGGTTTTTTGCAGGGCGATCTGCTCGGTTAAATAATTTGATTACTTCGAAACTTTCAGAACAGGAAAAACACTTAAAGTTAGTTTATGACATCACATCCGAAAAAGTTAAAAAAAGCGAAGCATTATTTAGAAGTTTAGCTTCTAATGCCCAAGTAGCTATCTTTTCTTCAGATAATGAAGGAATGATTAATTATGTAAATGACGAATGGATGAAATATTCTGGTATGACATTTAAAGAGGCAATGGGTTCTGGCTGGATAAATGCCATACATCCAGAAGATAAAGATAGGGTAATGCATGAATGGCAGCAGGCAGTAGTATATGGAAGTGATTTTAATTCGGAACTGAAGTTCTTAGATAAAAAAGGAAATACCACTTGGCTTATTGTTAAAGGCAGCAAGCTAATAGATGCACAAAACAATATTTATGGGTATATTGGTACTGCTTCAGATATTACAGAAAGAATTCAAAACGAAAAAGAATTATTAAATTATAAGAATAATCTAGAGAAATTAGTAGGCTTAAGAACCGAGGAGCTTAATGATAGTAAAGAAGCTTTATTAAATCTTTTAGAAGATATAAATCTCCAATCTGCCGAATTAGAAAAAGAAAAGGTGAAAGCGCAGTCAGCAGATTTAATGAAGTCCGCATTTTTAGCAACCATGTCGCATGAGTTGAGAACACCAATGAACTCTATTATTGGGTTTACAGGCATATTATTAAAAGAATTGGCAGGGCCGTTAAATACAGAACAAAAAAAGCAACTCTCCATGGTAAAAGATAGCGGTTCACATTTATTAGGTTTAATTAATGATATTTTAGATATTTCTAAAATAGAAGCAGGTAAGTTAAGAGTTTCCTTTTATCCTTTCGATTATCTAACAACATTAGAAAAAACAATAGACTTTTTAATGCCACAGGCTTCAAAAAAAGGGATTGAATTACATACAGAAATTTCTAATTTTGATATTACATTAGTAAGTGATGAAAGGCGTATTGAACAGATTTTATTAAACATACTTTCTAATGCCATTAAGTTTTCTGAAAAAGGAGGTATACAAATTAAAGTAAATGTTAAAGATGATGTGCTTATAACTCAAATTATAGATCAAGGAATTGGAATAAACGAAAAGGATATTAATAAATTATTTATGCCTTTTATTCAGTTAGAAGGCGGTCTTAGTAGAAAGCATGAGGGTACAGGTCTTGGATTGGCTATTAGTAAAAATTTAATCGAAAAATTAGGAGGCACAATTCAAGTAGAAAGTGAACTAGGAAAAGGTAGTAACTTTATAATTCGGTTTCCGATAGAGTATTCCTGTAATAATAAATTTAATTATTAA